A genomic stretch from Nocardia wallacei includes:
- a CDS encoding NDP-hexose 2,3-dehydratase family protein — MSETVRARRPRPSRDIVDRSLLAASAMVTETATAPAGDFERWWEEICADTELVVERVPFADMRNWRFDTETGNLGHDSGRFFTIQGLRVTTEQPPVPQWTQPIINQSEVGILGLVVRDFDGVLHCLVQAKVEPGNINVVQVSPTVQATQSNYTRVHGGQPVPYLEYFTAPERARVLVDALQSEQGSWFYRKRNRNMVVEVTEPVPVRHGYRWITLGLLRRIAAVDNLMNMDLRTVFACMPFDRSAEVLEGRVEDDFRLAVARSLSPRTGALHTRIEVMRWFNDIKVRNSIAAQLTPLREVHGWRRTGYEIAHESGKYFSVIAAAVRSSRREVREWTQPFLAPVGVGVIAFLVRGFAGALHVLVHARIEPGYLDIVELAPTVQCTPENYADWPDRYRPPFLDDVIGADPGQIRYDAIQSEEGGRFFQAQNRYLIIEVDQDLDVPPDYLWMTVGQLTGLLEHGHYLNVQARSLIACLNSVW; from the coding sequence ATGTCCGAGACTGTTCGGGCCCGGCGACCCAGACCCAGCCGAGACATTGTCGATCGATCGTTGCTGGCCGCCTCGGCAATGGTCACCGAGACCGCTACGGCGCCCGCCGGCGACTTCGAGCGCTGGTGGGAGGAGATCTGCGCCGACACCGAACTCGTGGTCGAACGCGTGCCGTTCGCCGACATGCGGAATTGGAGGTTCGACACCGAGACCGGGAATCTGGGGCACGACAGCGGTCGCTTCTTCACCATCCAGGGTTTGCGGGTCACCACGGAACAGCCGCCGGTGCCGCAGTGGACGCAGCCGATCATCAATCAATCCGAGGTCGGAATACTCGGATTGGTCGTCCGCGATTTCGACGGCGTGCTGCATTGTCTGGTCCAGGCCAAGGTCGAGCCGGGCAATATCAATGTCGTACAGGTGTCTCCGACGGTCCAGGCTACCCAGAGCAATTACACCCGGGTACACGGCGGGCAGCCGGTACCGTACCTCGAATATTTCACCGCTCCCGAGCGGGCGCGGGTGCTGGTGGACGCGCTGCAGTCCGAGCAAGGGTCGTGGTTCTATCGAAAGCGCAACCGCAACATGGTCGTCGAGGTCACCGAACCGGTACCGGTGCGGCACGGTTATCGCTGGATCACCCTCGGTCTGCTGCGGCGTATCGCCGCTGTGGACAACCTGATGAATATGGACCTGCGCACCGTTTTCGCGTGTATGCCCTTCGATCGGAGTGCGGAAGTCCTGGAGGGCCGGGTCGAGGACGACTTCCGGCTGGCGGTCGCCCGCTCCCTCTCGCCGCGCACCGGCGCCTTGCATACCAGGATCGAGGTGATGCGCTGGTTCAACGACATCAAGGTCCGGAATTCGATTGCCGCCCAGCTCACCCCGTTGCGCGAGGTCCACGGATGGCGGCGCACCGGGTACGAGATCGCGCACGAGAGCGGGAAATACTTCTCGGTGATCGCCGCGGCGGTGCGTTCGTCGCGACGCGAGGTACGTGAGTGGACGCAGCCGTTCCTGGCTCCGGTAGGCGTCGGTGTGATCGCATTCCTGGTCCGCGGGTTCGCCGGCGCGCTGCATGTCCTGGTGCACGCGCGTATCGAGCCGGGATACCTCGATATCGTGGAATTGGCGCCGACCGTCCAATGCACGCCGGAGAACTACGCCGACTGGCCGGATCGGTATCGGCCGCCGTTTCTGGACGACGTTATCGGGGCCGATCCGGGGCAGATACGTTACGACGCGATCCAGTCCGAGGAGGGCGGCCGCTTCTTCCAGGCGCAGAACCGCTACCTCATCATCGAGGTGGACCAGGACCTGGACGTGCCACCCGATTATCTGTGGATGACGGTCGGTCAGCTCACCGGTCTGCTCGAGCACGGCCACTACCTGAACGTGCAGGCGCGCAGCCTGATCGCCTGCTTGAACTCGGTGTGGTGA
- a CDS encoding AfsR/SARP family transcriptional regulator — translation MTFAAGDRVPMLRAAKPRQLLALLIMNPNRPVPVDKLAAELWGDTPPKSSVATIQTYILTLRKFFTNSLAVDAAVVTKELLVTEPVGYTLRMRSRQLDLHDFTDLAARGRAALTEGRIAEAAELLRHATDLWRGRPFADIPIGQVLRPKVRGLEEARMVAWEDRIDADLRLGRHREVISELSELTGEHLFNERLHGHLMIALYRSGRRLEALEVFQRLRARMIEEVGLEPSKMLWHVHQAVLADSGLEYMSS, via the coding sequence ATGACATTCGCCGCGGGTGACCGCGTCCCGATGTTGCGCGCCGCCAAGCCGCGCCAACTGCTCGCACTGCTGATCATGAATCCGAATCGACCGGTCCCGGTCGACAAACTGGCGGCCGAACTGTGGGGCGATACGCCGCCGAAAAGTTCGGTCGCCACCATCCAGACCTATATCCTGACCCTCCGGAAGTTCTTCACGAACTCGTTGGCGGTCGACGCCGCGGTGGTGACGAAAGAGCTACTCGTCACCGAACCGGTGGGCTACACCCTGCGGATGCGCTCGCGGCAGCTCGATCTGCACGACTTCACCGACCTGGCCGCGCGCGGGCGAGCCGCACTGACCGAGGGCCGGATCGCCGAGGCCGCCGAACTGCTCCGCCACGCAACGGATCTCTGGCGCGGCCGCCCGTTCGCGGATATTCCCATCGGCCAGGTACTACGCCCGAAGGTGCGCGGACTCGAGGAGGCCAGAATGGTCGCCTGGGAAGATCGCATCGATGCCGACCTGCGGCTCGGCCGCCACCGCGAGGTGATCAGCGAGCTCTCCGAATTGACCGGCGAGCATCTGTTCAACGAGCGGCTGCACGGTCATCTCATGATCGCGCTCTACCGCAGCGGCAGGCGGCTGGAGGCGCTCGAGGTCTTCCAGCGATTGCGCGCGCGGATGATCGAGGAGGTCGGGCTGGAACCGTCGAAGATGCTCTGGCACGTACATCAGGCCGTGCTCGCCGACTCCGGGCTGGAGTACATGTCGAGCTGA
- a CDS encoding nucleotide disphospho-sugar-binding domain-containing protein — translation MVPLEWACQAAGHEVLVASTPSLTDVILRSGMPAVAVGKDVEMAPVSPARRRTARHSQRQWPDRWPMHPELLDDRQRELVAAVGRIHIGMAEAMVDDLIEVARGWRPDLILHDALSYAGAVTAAVLDVPNASSLWGAPGPQRAEMRDFRAEPLPEYADLYAARNVSIRNMPTAWIDPCPPAIRLPIDGRCMPVRYVPYNGPGAVPDWLFEQGARPRVCVTWGATEAKLGAAPTDLVRTVLRATAGLDVEVVLATTEQMRDELGELPAGVRVAIDLPLKYLLPGCAAVVHHGGAGTTLTAGINGVPQLIISTRPEPALIGSRWAAAGAGRHLVAAELSAGEQATVDILRAELALVLHESSYREGAESVKAGMLATPSPAELVGSLEQLV, via the coding sequence ATGGTGCCGTTGGAATGGGCATGCCAGGCCGCGGGACATGAGGTCCTGGTGGCGAGCACGCCGAGCCTGACCGACGTGATTCTGCGGTCGGGCATGCCCGCGGTCGCGGTCGGCAAGGATGTCGAGATGGCTCCGGTCTCCCCCGCCCGCAGACGCACGGCGCGCCATTCCCAGCGGCAGTGGCCGGACAGGTGGCCGATGCATCCGGAGCTGCTCGACGACAGACAACGCGAATTGGTCGCGGCGGTGGGGCGCATCCACATCGGGATGGCCGAGGCCATGGTCGACGACCTCATCGAGGTCGCGCGCGGCTGGCGGCCGGACCTGATCCTGCACGACGCGTTGTCGTATGCCGGGGCGGTCACGGCGGCGGTGCTGGACGTGCCGAACGCGAGTTCCCTGTGGGGCGCACCCGGACCGCAGCGCGCCGAGATGCGCGACTTCCGCGCCGAGCCCCTGCCGGAATACGCCGACCTTTACGCCGCCCGTAACGTGTCGATCAGGAATATGCCGACGGCCTGGATCGATCCGTGCCCGCCCGCGATCCGCCTACCGATCGACGGACGATGCATGCCGGTGCGGTATGTCCCCTACAACGGACCGGGCGCCGTGCCCGACTGGCTGTTCGAGCAGGGCGCGCGGCCGCGGGTCTGCGTGACATGGGGCGCCACCGAGGCCAAGCTCGGTGCCGCGCCAACCGATCTCGTCCGCACGGTGCTGCGCGCGACCGCCGGACTCGACGTCGAGGTCGTACTCGCCACCACCGAGCAGATGCGCGACGAACTGGGAGAGTTGCCGGCAGGCGTGCGCGTCGCGATCGACCTGCCGTTGAAGTATCTGCTGCCCGGCTGCGCCGCGGTGGTGCACCATGGCGGCGCGGGAACCACCCTCACCGCCGGCATCAACGGCGTTCCGCAGCTGATCATTTCTACCAGGCCGGAGCCCGCGCTGATCGGATCCCGGTGGGCGGCCGCCGGTGCGGGTCGCCATCTCGTCGCCGCCGAGCTGTCCGCCGGGGAGCAGGCCACCGTCGACATACTCCGTGCGGAGCTCGCGCTGGTGTTGCACGAGTCGTCGTATCGGGAAGGCGCCGAGTCGGTCAAGGCCGGGATGCTGGCGACGCCGAGCCCGGCCGAGCTGGTCGGATCCCTCGAACAGCTGGTGTGA
- a CDS encoding Gfo/Idh/MocA family protein codes for MTIRLGVLGCADVARRKTLPALEQVPDLSLVALASRDLDKAETFSARFGGEPVAGYDALLARTDIDAVYIPLPPSLHAHWTRRALHAGLHVLVEKPLATTKAEAWAAASAAVEQDLVLAENFTFLHHSLHATVTQLVTDGVIGELRALTADFGFPPLPDGDIRYRPELRGGALYDAGVYPIRAAQLFLGPQLELLGAMLRMSPKHGVDIAGSALLASPTGVTAQLTFGFAHDYRCAYTLWGERGRISVHRAFTPPDDLAPIVRIGRQGVVEERRLRPDTQFRNSLVAFARAVATGRGTDVAALVRQAELVEAIATTARRVH; via the coding sequence ATGACGATTCGCCTGGGTGTGCTCGGCTGTGCCGACGTGGCTCGCCGAAAGACCCTGCCCGCACTCGAGCAGGTACCCGACCTGTCCCTCGTGGCCCTCGCCAGCCGCGATCTCGACAAGGCCGAAACCTTCTCGGCTCGGTTCGGCGGCGAACCCGTGGCGGGCTACGACGCGCTACTCGCTCGCACCGACATCGACGCCGTCTATATCCCGCTGCCGCCCTCCCTGCACGCCCACTGGACGCGCCGCGCGCTGCACGCGGGATTGCACGTTCTGGTGGAAAAGCCGTTGGCGACAACGAAAGCCGAAGCGTGGGCGGCGGCATCGGCGGCCGTCGAACAGGACCTGGTGCTGGCCGAGAACTTCACCTTCCTGCACCACAGCCTGCACGCCACGGTGACGCAGCTGGTCACCGACGGCGTCATCGGTGAATTGCGCGCCCTCACCGCGGATTTCGGCTTTCCCCCGCTGCCGGACGGCGACATTCGCTACCGGCCCGAGCTGCGGGGCGGGGCCCTGTACGACGCCGGGGTCTACCCGATTCGCGCCGCGCAACTGTTCCTCGGCCCGCAGCTGGAACTCCTCGGCGCGATGTTGCGGATGTCGCCGAAGCACGGGGTCGACATCGCGGGCAGTGCGCTGCTGGCGTCGCCGACCGGCGTCACCGCGCAACTGACCTTCGGCTTCGCGCACGACTACCGCTGCGCGTACACCCTGTGGGGCGAGCGGGGGCGGATCAGCGTCCACCGGGCGTTCACCCCGCCGGACGACCTCGCGCCGATCGTCCGGATCGGTCGCCAGGGCGTGGTCGAGGAACGCCGCCTGCGCCCGGATACCCAATTCCGCAACAGTCTGGTCGCATTCGCGCGGGCCGTCGCAACGGGGCGAGGCACCGACGTGGCCGCGCTGGTCCGGCAGGCCGAGCTGGTCGAGGCCATCGCCACCACCGCGCGGCGCGTCCATTGA
- a CDS encoding dTDP-4-dehydrorhamnose 3,5-epimerase family protein, whose protein sequence is MNIEELNVPDSYRITPVKHADERGYFYEAVRSGRLGDAVGHRFEVAQMNFSVSRRNTLRGLHSVQIPPGQAKFVMCLRGSALDIVVDLRVDSPTFGSHSVNILDAAGGIAVYIAAGLGHAFLALTDDTCVGYLCSTTYVPEAAYTIHPLDTELNLPWGLSEPPIMSPEMAHAMSLEQAVDRGVLPTYNECKQYYANS, encoded by the coding sequence ATGAATATCGAGGAACTGAATGTTCCGGATTCCTACCGGATCACGCCCGTGAAGCATGCTGACGAGCGGGGATACTTCTACGAGGCAGTACGCAGCGGCCGACTCGGCGACGCGGTGGGGCACCGGTTCGAAGTCGCGCAGATGAATTTCTCCGTCTCACGCCGCAACACGCTGCGGGGCCTGCACAGTGTCCAGATCCCGCCCGGCCAGGCGAAGTTCGTGATGTGCCTGCGCGGCAGCGCGCTGGACATCGTCGTGGACCTGCGCGTCGACTCGCCCACGTTCGGGTCCCACAGCGTGAACATCCTCGACGCCGCCGGCGGGATCGCCGTGTACATCGCTGCCGGGCTGGGCCATGCGTTCCTGGCGCTCACCGACGACACCTGCGTGGGTTATCTGTGCTCGACGACCTACGTGCCGGAGGCGGCCTACACGATCCACCCGCTGGACACGGAACTGAATCTGCCCTGGGGGCTGAGTGAACCGCCGATCATGTCGCCGGAGATGGCGCACGCGATGAGCCTGGAACAGGCCGTCGACCGTGGTGTGCTGCCGACCTACAACGAGTGCAAGCAGTACTACGCGAACAGTTAG